In Planctomonas sp. JC2975, the genomic stretch ATCCAGAGCGGATGCGCGCACGCAGTAGTCCGTCGCGATGCCGACGACGTCGAGACTGTGCACATCCGCGGCGTCCAACAGCGCGGTGAGGCCGGTGCCTGCATCCGTCCGTCCCTCGTAGATCGAGTACGCGGGAACGCCCTGCCCCTTCAGGATGTGGGCGTCGATCGCCCGCTCGTCGAGCGCCGAGTGGTACTCGGCCCCGAAGGTGCCCGCGACGCAGTGCACCGGCCAGGTCGTGACGAAGTCGGGTGGGGCATCCGTTGCGAAGTGCCCGCCGTTGTCGTCGTCGCCGTTGTGCCAGTCGCGCGAGGCGACGACGAGGTC encodes the following:
- a CDS encoding isochorismatase family protein, which gives rise to MARGLLIIDVQNDFTEGGALGVDGGAAVAAGVTRLLASDPHRYDLVVASRDWHNGDDDNGGHFATDAPPDFVTTWPVHCVAGTFGAEYHSALDERAIDAHILKGQGVPAYSIYEGRTDAGTGLTALLDAADVHSLDVVGIATDYCVRASALDALSDGRDVRVLLDLIAGVSPETSARALDELRSAGVRLGRSDD